A genomic segment from Ptychodera flava strain L36383 chromosome 8, AS_Pfla_20210202, whole genome shotgun sequence encodes:
- the LOC139139533 gene encoding cytochrome P450 1A1-like gives MDLPGPWGLPIFGCALWMGARPHLTLTKMAKKYGPIFQVPLGTKPFVILTGLKPIKQALLRQAVEFAGRPPFDSLTSVFDGKSMSFGTFSKEWRKIRKIQHSGVKMFLTGTRLNDLEGVILEQANNLVKSMTANIKDSKGCVFNPNDGVRFAIANVICFMLFNKTYASDDKHLQRLVILSEFFVKATQAANPADVMPWTRIIPSIDKRQTDSTKLLNDISEWIADMMTKLKTGERKEPVVDITDYAMKIREEMTPEEMASLKMDHSTIMTILDDIFGASFESVATSILWSILYMMEYPDVQSRVQKELDQVVGPDRTPCLADKPNLPYTHACVHEMMRMMSVAPMAIPHQTMCDTELYGHFIPKDTTVLINIYGTNHDETVFKNPHEFNPERFLTEDGTALDKAKTEDHISFSLGRRRCMGEPLAHMEVYLLFVTMMYHCTFRKVSEDQVLDFRGNFGLTVQPDHFDVLVNRRVIKADAK, from the coding sequence ATGGACCTACCTGGTCCATGGGGGTTGCCGATCTTTGGATGCGCGCTGTGGATGGGAGCTCGGCCGCATCTGACGCTGACCAAGATGGCAAAGAAGTACGGACCCATCTTCCAGGTGCCTCTGGGAACAAAACCTTTCGTTATTCTGACAGGGTTGAAGCCAATTAAACAAGCCCTGTTGAGGCAAGCTGTCGAATTCGCAGGCAGACCACCTTTTGATTCTTTGACGAGCGTCTTCGATGGTAAATCCATGTCGTTTGGTACGTTCAGTAAGGAGTGGAGGAAAATAAGAAAGATTCAACATTCGGGCGTGAAGATGTTTCTGACTGGAACTCGACTCAATGATCTAGAAGGTGTCATTCTCGAGCAAGCCAATAACCTGGTCAAGAGCATGACGGCCAACATAAAAGACTCGAAGGGTTGCGTCTTTAACCCAAACGATGGTGTACGTTTTGCCATAGCAAACGTAATCTGCTTCATGTTGTTTAATAAGACCTACGCCAGTGACGACAAACACTTACAACGCTTAGTGATATTGTCAGAGTTCTTCGTGAAGGCAACGCAAGCTGCAAACCCAGCCGACGTTATGCCCTGGACCAGAATCATCCCCAGCATTGATAAACGCCAGACAGATTCTACGAAACTCTTGAACGACATAAGTGAATGGATCGCTGACATGATGACGAAGCTCAAAACTGGTGAGCGAAAGGAACCTGTGGTAGATATCACAGATTACGCGATGAAGATCCGAGAAGAGATGACTCCGGAGGAGATGGCCAGTCTGAAGATGGACCATTCAACAATCATGACAATCTTAGATGATATTTTTGGAGCATCTTTCGAGTCTGTTGCGACGAGTATTCTATGGAGCATTTTGTACATGATGGAGTACCCCGACGTACAGAGTCGAGTACAGAAAGAACTGGATCAAGTTGTAGGACCCGATAGAACGCCATGCCTCGCTGACAAGCCTAACTTGCCTTACACGCATGCGTGTGTTCACGAAATGATGCGCATGATGTCGGTCGCTCCGATGGCCATCCCCCACCAAACGATGTGCGACACCGAACTGTACGGCCATTTCATCCCGAAAGACACCACGGTCCTGATAAACATATATGGTACAAACCACGATGAGACGGTGTTCAAGAACCCCCATGAGTTTAATCCCGAGAGGTTTTTGACAGAAGATGGTACAGCGCTCGATAAAGCCAAAACCGAAGACCACATTTCGTTTTCTCTAGGTCGTAGGCGATGCATGGGCGAACCACTTGCCCATATGGAAGTGTACCTGCTCTTCGTGACCATGATGTACCACTGCACCTTCAGGAAAGTCAGCGAGGACCAAGTGTTAGATTTCAGAGGGAACTTCGGACTGACAGTTCAGCCAGACCACTTTGATGTACTTGTTAACCGTCGGGTGATTAAAGCAGATGCTAAGTGA